The following is a genomic window from Pseudomonadota bacterium.
GGATGGGATGCTGCATCAGGGGGTTATGGGGCTGGATATTACCGGTTATGGTAACTATGGTTGGGCCAGTACGGTTTCGATCAAAACTCTTGCCGATGCCAAGGACGTTAAATTTCGCATTGCTGAGGCGGCGGTCAATAAATCTCTGTATGACGCCTGGGGCCTGAATCCGGTGGTAATGCCATGGCCTGATGTTCCCATTTCATTGAAGCAGGGGGTTATTACCGGTCTGGATCATACTCCGATGGTCTGTAATATCACTAAAAAGTTTGAGATTTGTAAATATTTTAACCAGATTAACTATGCCCAGGGTTTGTTTATCCATTTAGTCAATAAGAAATGGTTTGATTCCCTGCCCGCAGACCTGCAAAAAGTTGTTACTGATGTTATTCATGAAGAATGTGCCAAGACCAGGGTTTTGACCCGGAAGCAGGAAGAGACGCAAATTGCCAAGGCTAAGGAAAATGGCGTGACTTTCTCCCAGCTTTCTGCCGCGGAACATGAAAAGCTGCGTGTGCTTGGTGATAAAGTTCATAAAGAGTGGGCCAGCCAGATTGGGGTTGACTACTTGAAAAAGG
Proteins encoded in this region:
- a CDS encoding TRAP transporter substrate-binding protein, with the translated sequence QAWSKGNPLAKWKAKYDMSKAKYVMKVSNISHPVIEGVGVGYRIRDALWERSKGQIAFKFYPLHQLGGEVEVLNMLQTGAIQGMMCSSVAVTNLAPRMGMINLPFLINSFDKLDKFVANKALFSYYMDGMLHQGVMGLDITGYGNYGWASTVSIKTLADAKDVKFRIAEAAVNKSLYDAWGLNPVVMPWPDVPISLKQGVITGLDHTPMVCNITKKFEICKYFNQINYAQGLFIHLVNKKWFDSLPADLQKVVTDVIHEECAKTRVLTRKQEETQIAKAKENGVTFSQLSAAEHEKLRVLGDKVHKEWASQIGVDYLKKVQDFVGYKRILDY